AACTCAGTCAGAACATTAAGACCGAGCTGGATATTGGTGATAGCCTGAACAACACCGATAGGGATCAACCACAGCACGGGAATGAGGAGGCAGATGAAGTACGCCCAGACGGGAAAGCCAGTTGGCCAACCAGCAATCACGCCAATGGAAATAGCAACCATAACGATGAAAAGAGCTGATGAGTGTCAGTATGAAAAGGTATTGGGTTTGTTACAATGACACCAAACTTACTCGCATACCACCAATCCTCAGCATCTCGgtacttcttcatcaatcGCATGTGAACGTCATCCTCCTGATTGCGGGCCAGCTTGAATTGTCTCCAGATCTCATGTCCATGGTAGAGCACAACGTGAACAACAACAGCTGTAACAGCTGCAAAGGACAGACCGTAAGAAAGAGCAAACTGCGTCGGTAGGAAGAGTGGCGAGTACTCCTTGTAAGCTGTTTCGTTGAACTGGAAGTTGTTGTCGAGGATTCTCGTAACATTGTAGATGGCGCCTGTGTTGTCGTAGGACTCGGATGACTGAACTGGGAAGTAATCCGCATACCAGGTACCTGTAAAGTGGATGCCCATTGAAATACAGATGAAGAAAACAATGATACCCAGGAGAACGTTCGCTATGGCGTGGAAAGGTGGGATCAGAGGGGACTGTAGGTAACCGCTGTACACGGTCCAATCGAAGGATGTAGGCATCAAGCCATAGCCGGTCATGCCACCAAAAATCTTGTTGACTGTGACGTTGTGGGGTGCAAGCCAGCAAACCCAGGTGAAGTAAGAAAGACCTTTGAAGATCCAACCTGGGAACCAGTACCAAACAAAACCTCCAGCTCCGACGATTAAGAACCATCTATACCGTCCCATCTTCCAGCCATTGGTCTTGGTAGGGTCCGAGCCGGAGTGATCGTGAAGCGTATAGAACAAGGCACAATTGACCAAGTCAGTGGGCCAGATCATAGCAGCCGGCCACACCAGAAAGCGACGGGCAAGTCCAGCCAATCCATATCCAGTGCAAAGAGTCGTGATGCCAAATAGGATCTGGAACGCCCAGCCAAACTTTTGGCCGTAGAAGATTTGCTGCGCGAGGAGTACATCAGTTGCGTAGAGAACACCGCCACCGTAGGCCGCCTATTCGAGTTAGTGATGCttatgaggaagaggaaaacTGTGCATACATTGGACATGGCGACAATTACCACATGCTCCTTGTAGTTGAATTTACCGGGCTTGAGATTGAATTTGAGACCGAACAAGGTCCATTCTCGATCAGGCATGATCAAGTCCCAGCCAAGACCTAACGGATAGGCGACAAGCTGGACCACGTAGGTAGTGACTGTAACACTGGGGTTTCGCAACGAGAAGAGCATATTCACACCAGAACCGATGGTGCAAAGAATCAACCCGATAGTCCAGGCACGGATGGTGTTGGCAGGGACATCAACATCGTAGTTTCGGACGACAGATCGGACTTCGGGATAGGGACTGTTGTCCTCCATGAGCGCGTGCTCAATCTCAATCCCCTTCTCGGCATTTCCAGTCGCGATAGCGGCGTCGACATCTGTGAGGTCATCGATGGGCAGATTGGGATCGAACTTGTGAGACTTCTCGAACTGCTGTAGATTCTCGAGGTAATCACGACCGGAAGCGGAGACGGTCTCGAGAGGGCCGGGGATTGGGATAATATCCTCGGCCTCGTGGCGTTTGCGAAAGAGAGACGGCGCCATGATAATTGATACCCTCTGCTCGAGCAATGGATTGTTTCAGCGACAGCGAACCGACGTCGACGCGTGGTTTGAAGCCCGCTATGATAgcgacaacaacaacggcCTTTGGTCTTGTGGTATTGAGAGACGATGTTGAAGCGAAGGAGAAAGCCGACAGCGGCGGCTGCTTTGCAGATGTGGTTATACAGCCTGGGACCAGTACGGGGGGGATCTCGGccccaagaacaaggaggGCCCAAGACTGAGGAGAAGTGTCGCTCCCCGCGAATCGCACATTGACACTGGATGCTGTACTCTAGGAACAGCCATTAAAACCCTGTGCTAGACGACTTTGGCCATAGTGCGATTGTTCGTGCAATGCTATCGCGGGCGACGGCACAGTTGGATCTAGACCACCTTCTCAATCAGGCATGGGCTCAGGCTAGACCTTGTCGACTGCAGACTTCGATGGCCCCCTGTGGTTCCTCAGTCTGAAAATTCGGACCTTTTGTTGAAAAAGCAGCATCTTTTGGTTCGTTGGTATTCTTGTTCGATTCTTTCGAGGCGGCAATGTGCAGAGTCGCCAAGTGTTTTAAACCATTTCAGCGATCATAGTAGTTCGGCTCCTCTCGACTTCGGCTAGGTTTTCCTATCGCAACGGCAGCCCAGCACGCCTAGGACGCCCTGTTTCTCCTGGATGTCACATCAGGCATTGGCACGCCATTCTGTTATCTTATTCACCCAATGAACAAAGGCCCTGATGGCGTTCAAGCCTTCGGAGCGCTGCTTATCTCCAGCCTCTCCGGGGTTAGCCTCGGCCCACAAGATAACCGTGATGTACGTGAGAATACAGCGACTGGTGTGTGTGTGTCTCAGCGCCCAGCCTGGCACTTTTGTCAACATAAACGGCTCGACCGGCTGTCAATCATGCTGAGAACGTCAAACGATGGGTAATTGCTTCCCTATCCTTGATCGATTCAGGGTCCAACCAGACTTCAATTCCCTCCTGAACCATGATGCCGGGTTCAAGGTCCTAGAGCCAGAATCCTTCTGGAAACTCGAGGGTTGAAGGTTGGTGGAATCTACCAGGCATGGATCATTCCAGGACCTCTGCTCGTTTCGTCCTTTCAACTTGCTCAGCAGATACCGCATGTCAAAAAGTCCAATCTTTGATTTGATTGTCCCACCGAATTGACCTGGAAATCAGTTTCTTGCAAAAGGTCCTTTGTGAAGGCAAAGATGGTTCCATTTACCTCTGATCAGCCTCCATCACGTGGCGAACTTTTGTTAACTTATGCTCGGCTCACATCCATTGCAACCAGAAATGATGGAACCTTTGATCAGACCACTGAAAGCTCTTGAAATCTCTGCCGAAAATTCCAACTCAGGGTTCGTCATAGTCAAGAAAAACTATGAAGTGGTTTCGGGCAAAACGATGGAGAATTTTGAGGCCTTTTGTTCGTCGAATGATATATTAAATTGAGCCTGGCTATAAATATGGCGAACTGTACTCCGTAAAGACCCACTGAATTTAACCACACCTGAAGTTCATGTGTAAGTGAACTTTGACAGAATAAAGAGGTTTTCTTCTTCCGTCAACAACCACAAAGCTATCACCAAATGTGCCTAAAGGACGCAATTGCCGAGAAACATATATGTGCTCTGATTGGTTGCTCTTTGTATACATAAGGTACACAAGCCAATTTTGTCGTTTTGTCATACCGTACATCTTGCCGACAGTGGATAAAGATAGGTAGCCGTTGTAGTGGAAGGGAGCATTGGATCACGACAAATTATTTCCAGCGATTCATAAGTGCAAACAAACAGGCTTTCAAGTCATTTCAGGTTCCATATTCGAAGGTAGTGTCAACTACGACGTCTTCCCTTGGAAGCCAGTCACCACTAATCATCGCCAAAGACTTGATGGAAATACAAGATGGATAATCTTGTTCTCTATTGCTTATCCATCACGACTTCGCAGACAAATACCTACGTAGCGAGACTTTCCACGTTGTGTCAACCATTACCGTAGCGATATGTACCTAGGTATCAATTCGCTTTATTCGCTTTGCCATTGGCATTAACTCCTACAAATCACACACACTCGAGCTTGTGTATATGTGTTTGTTTCCTACAGCGGCAGCTTGTGTGGAAGCCAACTCC
The window above is part of the Fusarium oxysporum f. sp. lycopersici 4287 chromosome 8, whole genome shotgun sequence genome. Proteins encoded here:
- a CDS encoding OPT family small oligopeptide transporter, which produces MAPSLFRKRHEAEDIIPIPGPLETVSASGRDYLENLQQFEKSHKFDPNLPIDDLTDVDAAIATGNAEKGIEIEHALMEDNSPYPEVRSVVRNYDVDVPANTIRAWTIGLILCTIGSGVNMLFSLRNPSVTVTTYVVQLVAYPLGLGWDLIMPDREWTLFGLKFNLKPGKFNYKEHVVIVAMSNAAYGGGVLYATDVLLAQQIFYGQKFGWAFQILFGITTLCTGYGLAGLARRFLVWPAAMIWPTDLVNCALFYTLHDHSGSDPTKTNGWKMGRYRWFLIVGAGGFVWYWFPGWIFKGLSYFTWVCWLAPHNVTVNKIFGGMTGYGLMPTSFDWTVYSGYLQSPLIPPFHAIANVLLGIIVFFICISMGIHFTGTWYADYFPVQSSESYDNTGAIYNVTRILDNNFQFNETAYKEYSPLFLPTQFALSYGLSFAAVTAVVVHVVLYHGHEIWRQFKLARNQEDDVHMRLMKKYRDAEDWWYATLFIVMVAISIGVIAGWPTGFPVWAYFICLLIPVLWLIPIGVVQAITNIQLGLNVLTEFIIGYMVPGRPMAMMMFKNYGYICMGQALYFAQDLKLGHYMKVPPRVMFSSQLVASIWSAIVQICVMNWALGHIPDVCAIDQPNNYTCPGGRVFYTASVIWGAIGPARIFSHGSIYSSLQWFWLVGAVTPIITWLLARKWPRSIWRYVSTPLIYGGAGMLPPASVYIYLCWGMVGAFFNRFVKRRYTGWWLQYNYVTSAALDCGLIMSTMVIFFTLYLTSASPPNWWGNYGALETMDWKTTAVSKTVPKGSFIGPSTWN